GGCGGCCTCCAGGATGCGGGCGTCCAGGCCCGGCGAGGGCTCCGGGTGTCTGGCCTCCCGGTAGGCTTGGCTGAGATGCGGGTCGCGTTCTTCCATGGCCTCAGGTTCCTATCAATGCCGCCAGGCACCTGCGCAGCCGGTCCAGGGCGTAGCGCAGGCGGCTCTTGGCGGTCTCCCGCCCCACGCCGGTGGCGTTGGCGATTTGTTCCAGGCTCATGCCGCCCTCCTCCGCCATGAGGAAGGCGTCCCGCTGGGGCAGGGGCAGGGCCGCCAGGCAGTCCAGGATGTGCCGGGCGGCCTCCCGTCGCTCCAGCATGGCCTGGGGCGATTCCTGTTCCGGCGCGGCCATGCTGTCCACCGGATCATAGTCAGGATCCTCGTCCAGGCCGGCCGCGCCATCACCGGCCAACTCCAGGATGGAGCGGCCCCTGGCCCGGTGATGGTCCACCAGGCGGTTGTGGGCGATGCGGAACAGCCACGTGGAAAATTTGGCCGTGACCTCGTAGTGGGCCCGGGCACCCACCACCCGCAGCCACACGTCCTGGAACAGTTCGTCCGCCGCCTGGGCCGCCTGGTGGGCCAGATAGCGGTACAGCCTGCCCCGCCAGCGCCCGTACAACGCCTCGAAGGCCGGCCCGTCGCCGTCACGGTAGGCCAGCATGAGGGCTTCGTCGGTGCGCGGGTCGTCAGTGGAACTGGCGGCTGCGTCGGAATCATCCATGGCTATGCGTTTGAACGCCTGGTATTGCGATATGGGGTTAGCAGGTGGGTCCCCGGCGGCGGGACGCCTGGGAGGTGTGCATGCATTGTATTGGCCCCGGGGCCCGGGCACGAAATTCATGGCCAACAATGAGACAGGCCCCGTTTCCGGGGCCTGGGCGCCAGGGGGTGCCGGGGAAAATCAGGCGGCGATGCGCTCCCGCCGGTCCATGACGGTGGCCTGGATGTGGAGCTTTCCGTCCTCGTTGAAGCCGGACAGGTTCATCTCGATGGGGAAGGTGCTCTCGTCCTTGCGGTGCCCCTGGAGGAAGTGCTGCCGGCCCAGCATGGTGACCACGGGGTGGCGGGGCATGTCACCGCTGAAGGCGGCCTGATGTCCCGTTGCCGCCTCGGGGACGAGGATTTCGATGGGCTTGCCCAGCAGTTCATCGGGCTCGTAGCCAAACATGGCTTCCAGGGTGGTGTTGACCATCTGGATGTTGCCCCGTTCGTCCACCACCAGCAGGCCGTTGGGATTGGTGTCCAGCAGCATGCGCAAGTGGGCTTCCCTGTGCTGCAGGCGCTCCTCAATCTCCTTGCGTGCGGAGATGTCGGCCACTACCGCGTCCACGTAGCGGCGCCCGTCCTCCATGAAGGAACTCAGGCTGATCTCGATGGGCACCCGGCTGCCGTCCTTGCGCTGGCCCACCAGGTCCCGCCCCGCACCCATGGGCCGGGCCTCGGGGGCGCGCATGTAGCCGCTGCGCTTCTGCTCGTGACCGGCCCGTTCTGATTCAGGCACCAGAATTTCCATGGGCTTGCCGATCAACTCGCCCGGCTCATAGCCAAACATGCGCTCCAGGGCGGGGTTGGCCATCTGGATGGCGCCCTTGTCGTCCACCACCAGGAGGCCGTTGGCGTTGGCTTCCACCACCAGGCGGAAGCGCTTCTGGGCCTCGGCCAGGCGGTTGGCGATCCTGGCCTCGGCCTGGGCCTTGGCGGCCGCCACCTTGGCCACCGTACGCCCCACCAGGGCCCGGGAAAGCCAGGCGGTGAGGGCGCCAAACAGCAAGAGCATGGTCAGGGCACCCAGGCCCACGGTGCGCCAGGCTTCCTGGCGCAACAGGGCCAGTTGGTTGGCGGGCAGGTGGGACACCACCAGCCAGTGGGGCACATCCGCCACCACGCTGCTGTCCGTGTCCTTGAGTGGATAGGCAGTACTCCACGTCCACAACCCGCCCTCGGCTTCCACCTGGCCCGAGGGAATCCCCGAGATGGCCTGCCAGGCCTTCGGATTGCGGGCCCCCAGGGTATCGTTCCGCTTGAACATGAAGCCCCAGGCCTCCTCGGGCCGGGGGCTCACCAGCCAGTAGCCCTGGCTGTTCAGCAGCATGGCGTGGTCCCGGGCGTCCATGACGCTCTCGGTGAAGGCGGTGAGCAGCCGCCGGGCATCGATGTTCAGCACCAGGATGCCCTGGGGCCTGCGGTTGGCGTCCCGCAGGGGCGTTGCCAGGCGCAGCACGGGCTTGTAGGGCACTTCCACCTCGCCGTTTTCCACGTTCAGGTCCAGGGGCGAGATGAAGAACTGACCGGGCTGCAGGTCCATGGTCTTCTTGAAATAGTAGCTGTCCGTCACCTGCTGCAGCCGGTCCGCCGGAACGGGCACGGGGCGACCGCCAACGCTGTTGATGCGGGCCCGCTCCACGCCGCCGGCGTCGATCCAGCGCACCTTGTCATACAGACCGCTGTAGGCCAGCAGGGTCTTGAACTCATCTTCCATGGCCAGGACGGCCCCGGCGCCACCACCCTCCAAGGCGTTGCGCACCGCCACTGTGTCCGCCAGGGCGCGCAGATGGCGCAAAGGCATGGCCAGTTCGTCATCCAGGCGGCGCACGCCCATGATGACGTTGCCGATCTCCTTGGTGCGGGTGATGTCCATCTCGGCTGAAATCCGCTCGTTGCCGATGTACCAGGCTCCCCCCACGATCAACACGGAAACCAGGGCAAACAGAATCAAAAACAGACGTAAGGGAAACTTCACCTTCACGAAGCCGCTATCCATTTCAGTCTCCTTGTGTGGCTTTAATAATTCCAGACAAATTTAGTCGGGTTTTTTGCCACGCTATCCCAGGCCACATGGGATATCAACCATGCAACCAGAGTGGTTTTGCTGGCAGGATCGCCTTTACGCAGATATCCGTAAGACGTTGCCGGTGATAGGCTTTCACGAGCATTTCAGCCCCTCTGCACCAAACCATGGCCCTGCTGGAAATCCGCAATATCACCCGCCGCTTTGGCACCTTCGAGGCCGTGGGGGACGTCAGCTTTGATGTGGAAGCAGGAGAGTTCTTCACCCTGCTGGGCCCTTCCGGCTGCGGCAAGACCACCATCCTGCGCATGATCGCCGGCTTCGACCTGCCGGACGGGGGGCAGATCCTGCTGGATGGTAAGGACCTGGTGAACACGCCGGCGGAAAAGAGGCCCATCCACACCGTATTCCAGAGCTATGCCCTGTTCCCCCATCTCACCGTGGGCCAGAACGTGGCCTTTCCTTTGCGCATGGCCGGGGTGAGCGAGGCGGAGCTGAAGCGCCGGGTGGGCGAGACCCTGGCGCAGGTGCATCTTGCCGAACTGGCGGACCACTATCCCCACGAGCTGTCCGGCGGCCAGAAGCAGCGGGTGGCCCTGGCCCGGGGTCTGGTGAACAAGCCCCGCCTGCTGTTGCTGGACGAGCCCCTGGGAGCCCTGGACCTGAAGCTGCGGGAGGAGATGCAGCTGGAACTCATCAAACTGCAGCGGGACGTGGGCGTCACCTTCGTCTTCGTCACCCACGCCCAGCCCGAGGCCCTGGCCCTGTCCCACCGCATCGCGGTGATGAACCGGGGGCGCATCGAACAACTGGACGAACCGTCCAGGATTTACGGCTTCCCGAGGAACCGTTTCGTGGCGGACTTCATCGGCAACTGCAACCTCTTGGAGGCCCGGGTGGCGGAACGGCTGGAAGGCCGTCTGCGCTTGGAGTCACCGGGCCTGGGGGCAATCCTGGCGCCGGCATCGGAAGGCTCCCAGGCGGGCGACACCGGAGTGCTGGCCCTGCGGCCGGAGCAGGTGCGCATCTCAGGTTTTACCCCCCCTTTATTAAAGGGGGGCAGGGGGGATTTGAGTACATCTGTTGAAGAAGATGCCCCCGGGAATCCCCCCCACCCCCCCTTTGAAAACAGGGGGGATGAAAACGCGTTTCCCGGCACGGTGAAGGACTTCCTTTACGTGGGCGACGTCACCACCTATCAGGTGGCCCTGGACAACGGCCAGGAGCTGGCGGCCCTGCGGGCCAACGATGCCCCCGGCCGGGCCCGCTTCTTCGAGGTGGGGGACCGGGTCACCGTGAGCTGGGCCCGGGAGGCCGGACACTATGTCCGGGACTAGGCACCTCAACAAATCACCCCCCTTTCCCAAAGGGGGGCAGGGGGGATTCCGGCGGCCCTCGGCCCCGCCGGACACCATCAAATCCCCCCCATCCCCGCTTTGGCCGCAAGCTCGAAACTTCGCTTCGCTCGTTTTCCAAAGGGGGGAGAACACCACCCGCAGGGCGGTCACCTCGCCGCCCACCCTGTTCCTGCTGGCCTTCTTCCTGGTGCCGGCCCTCATCGTGGTACTGGCGTCCTTCCAGTACCCGGGGGAATTCGGCGGCCTGGCGCCCATCACCGACCCGGGCGACGGGCGGGAGCACGGGCTGACCCTGGAGAACTATCAGTTCTTCTTCAGCGACTTCCTGTTCACGGAGATTTTCCTGCGCTCCTTCGCCGTGGCCACCGCATCCACTTTGGCCTGCCTGGTGCTGGCCTACCCCGTGGCCTGGCTCATCGCCCGCAGCCCCCGGCGCCACCGGGACCTGCTGGTGCTGCTGGTGATCCTGCCCTTCGCCAGCAACTTCCTCATCCGGGTCTACGCCTGGATGATCATCCTGGGACCCCAGGCGGCCCTGGCCCAGGCGGTGAACGGGGTGCTGGGGGCCTTCGGTTTCCCCCCCGTCTCCCTGCTGTTCTCCCCCTTCGCCGTGCTGGTGGGCATGGTGTACGTGCACCTGCCCTTCATGATCCTGCCCCTTTACACCAACCTGGAGAAGCACGACCCGGTGCTGCTGGACGCCGCCCAGGACCTGGGGGCCAACGCCTGGCGGCGATTCTGGCGCGTGACCTGGCCTCTCAGCCTGCCCGGCGTGTTCTCCGGCTCGGTGCTGGTGTTCATCCCCGTGCTGGGCATGTTCGCCATTCCCGACATCCTGGGGGGCACCCGGGACATGCTCATCGGCAACCTCATCAAGGACCAGTTCCTGGGCGTGCGGGACTGGCCCTTCGGCGCCACCCTGTCCATCATCCTGACCCTGTGCGTGCTGACCCTGGCGGGCCTGGCGGCCTGGGCGGGCCGGCCCAGGAGGCGGCATGCGTAGGTTGCCTCTCTGGCTCATCCTCTCGGCGGGCGCCACCTTCGCCTTCCTCTACGTGCCCTTGATGGTGGTGGTGGCCTATTCCTTCAACGACTCCCGCCTGAACGCGGAGTGGGTGGGCTTCACCCTGGAGTGGTACCGGGTGCTGTTCTACGACGAGGAGATGCTGCTGGCGGCGCGAAACTCCCTGTTCATCGCCGGGGTGTCCAGCACCGCCGCCACGGTCCTTGGCACGTTGGCGGGCCTGGCCATCCACCGCTACCGCTTCCGCTGGCTGCCTATCTTGGTGATCACCCCCGTGGCCATGCCGGAGATCCTGCTGGGGGTGTCTTTGCTGGTGTTCTTCATCCAGGTGCTGCACCTCACCCTGGGCCTGCTGTCCGTGGTGCTGGCCCACATCACCTTCTCCATCGGCTTCGTGGCCATCATCGTGCGGGCCCGGCTGGCGGGCATGGACGAGAGCATCTTCGAGGCGGCCCGGGACCTGGGCGCAAGCCCCTGGCAAACTTTTCGCCTGGTGACCTTCCCCCTCATCCTGCCGGCGGTGGTGGCGGGCTTCCTCATGAGCTTCACCCTGTCCATCGACGACTTCGTCATCACCTTCTTCACCGCCGGGGTAGGGGTCTCCACCCTGCCCCTGCAGATCTATTCCATGATCAAGATCGCCGTAACGCCGGAGGTGAACGCCGTTTCCACCCTGCTGATGCTGCTGACCCTGGTGCTGGTGATCGCGGCGGCGCGCATGGACAAAGGATTCATGAAAGGCGGGGCATGAGGCGGTTATTGCTGGCCCTGGCCCTGTGGCTCGCCGGCCCGGCCCAGGCCGTGGAAACCCTCTACCTCTACAACTGGAACAACTACATCTCCGACGCCACCGTGGCCCGCTTCGAGGCCCGTTGCGGCTGCAAGGTGGTGCAGGACTATTACTCGGACAACGAGGAGATGCTGGCCAAGCTGGCGGCGGGGGCCAGCGGCTACGACCTCATCGTGCCCACGGGCAACGCGGTGGAGGCCCTGATCCGCTCCAGGCAGTTGCGGCCCATCGACAAGGCGAAGCTGCCCCACCTGAAGAACATCAAGCCCGAGTTCCTGGACCGCTTCTTCGACCCGGGCAACCGCTACTCCGTGCCCTATGCCTACACGGTGACCCTCATCGGCTACAACACGGCCCACATCCGGGAACTGGGCCTGCCCACGGACACCTGGGCCCTGATCTTCGAACCCAAATACCTGAAGAAGCTGAAAGGCCGGGTGACGGTGCTGGACTCCCAGCGGGAACTGATGGCCGCCGCCATGCTGTACCTGGGCCACGACATCAACGACACGGACGAGGCGAAATGGAAACAGGCCCGGGACCTGATCCTGAGGGCAAAGCCCTACTGGGCGGCCTTCAACGCCTCCAGCTACATCAAGGAACTCACCGTGGGCAACATCTGGGTGGCCCACGGCTATTCCAACGACATGTTCCAGGCCAACGCCGACGCCCAGGCGGCGGGCCGGCCCTTCGCCATCGGCTATGCGTCACCGAAAGAGGGGGCGGTGCTGGCCCTGGATTCCATGGTGCTGCACAAGACGGGGCGCCATCCCGAACTGGCCCTCCGCTTCATCGACTTCATGCTGGAAGGGGAAAATTCGGCGGAGTTGACCAACCTCATCGGCTCCGGCAACCCCAATCGCGACGCCCTGCGCACCATCCGGCCGGAAATTTCGGATAATCCCGCCGTGTTTCCCGACGCCGCCGCCATGGAACGGCTGGCCATGATGCGGGACCTGGACCGGAAGAGCCGCCGGGTCCTGAACCGCATCTGGACGGAAATCAAGTTGCGCTGACCATCAAGAAACCCAAAAGGACAGAAGGACCCGCCCATGCTGCTCGGCTTCGTCTTGCTCTACCTGGTCATCTCCATCGGCATCGGCGTCTATGCCGCCACCAAGGTGCACAACGCCCGGGACTACATCGCCGCCGGCCGCAGCCTGCCCATCTACATCGTCATGGCCATGGTGTTCGCCACCTGGTTCGGCGCGGAAACGGTGCTGGGCATTCCCGCCACCTTCATGGAGGAAGACCTGGGCGGCCTCATCTCCGACCCCTTCGGCGCCTCCCTGTGCCTGGTGCTGTTCGGCCTGTTCTTCGCCCGCAAGCTGTACCGCATGAACCTGCTCACCATTGCCGACTTCTACCGGGAGCGGTACGACCGAAAAGTCGAGGTCATCACCGGCGTGGCCATCGCTCTGTCCTACCTGGGCTGGGTGTCCGCCCAGATCACCGCCCTGGGCCTGGTGTTCAACGTGTTGTCCGACGGCCAGATCACCCAGGCCCAGGGCATCATGATCGGCGCCGCCGTGGTGCTCATGTATACCCTGTACGGCGGCATGTGGTCGGTGGCCCTGACCACCTTCTTCCAGATGATCGTCATCGTCGTCGGGCTTTTTTACATCGCCTGGCTGGTCACCGACCTGACCGGCGGCGTGGCCCCCGTGGTGCAGCACGCGGTGGAGAACAACAAGTTCCGCTTCTGGCCGGAACTGAACGCCGTGGCCATGGTGGCCTTCATCTCCGGACTCCTCACCATGGGCTTTGGCTCCATCCCCCAGCAGGACGTGTTCCAGCGCGCCAACGCGTCGAAAAGCGAGAACGTGGCGGTGTGGGGCACCGTGGGCGGCGGCATCGCCTACTTCCTGTTCGCCGCCGTGCCCCTGTTCCTCACCTATTCCGCCCTGCTCATCGACCCCAACATGGCCAGCCACTTCCTCGGCGAGGACGCCCAAAAGATCCTGCCCCTGCTGGTGAGCGGCCACCTGCCCCTGCTGGCCCAGGTGATCTTCTACGGCGCCCTGCTGGCTGTGATCATGTCCACCGCCTCCGGCACCCTGCTGGCGCCTTCCGTCACCATCTCCGAGAACGTGCTCAAGGGCTTCGTCACCCGCCGCAAGCACATGTCGGAGAAGAAGCTGCTGGTCATGACCCGCTGGGTGGTGGCGGTGTTCTCGGTGCTGGTCACCCTCTATGCCCTGTGGGCCCTGGACCAGGAGACCGGCATCCACCAGATGGTGGAAAACGCCTACAAGGTCACCCTGGTGCTGGCCTTCGTGCCCCTGGTGGCGGGTCTGTACTGGAAGCGGGCCACCACCCTGGGGGCCTATTGGGCCATCGCCCTGGGATTGGTCACCTGGCTGCCCATGGAATTCCTCATGCCGGAAGGGGAAGGTCCCATCCCGCCCCAGTTCGCGGGGTTCCTCGCCGCGTGTTGCGGAATGGTTTTAGGCTCATCGCTTGGCAAGCCCAAGCAGATCAATACGATGGGCCATTCATAGGATTGCGTTTTTCGGATATCTTAGTAATGCAATTCCAATAAAACGCTGCATCAGATTGCCTTAGGGGCTAACAGCATTGTCCGAAGACACACTGCCTCCCAAAACGCCGCCGGCGTCCTCGAAAGCCAACGTGTTCACCGCACTATTTCCTTCCAGGGAAGAAATAGTCTGCCGACATTGCGGCAGCACGGACGTGCGCCCCTCCCACAAGGCATCAAGGTCGTCGGAATACGCCGTTTACCGCTGCAGAACCTGCAAACACCATTTCAAGGTGGTCTCCGCTCGCCCCCGGATCCATGCCTACCTGAGCATCGGCGTGTTCCTGTTGATCCTTGCGGGGGTGGCGACCAGCTTCATCATGTCGTCAGATCCGGAGGCGGAGTACCAGCCACGCATCGACGCCAAGGACCCTGTTGCCTTGTCCAAGGCCCAGACGGGCGCCAAGCAGGGTGATCCCCAGGCCCAGTACGACCTGGGCCTGACCTATTGGCAAGATGCCAATTATGCCGAGGCGCTCCCCCTGCTCCGTGCCGCCGCCGAAGCGGGCCATGCCGACGCCCAGTACCTTATGGGCATGGCATACCTCGAGGGGCAAGGCATCGTGCAGAACTACCGGGGCGCCA
This window of the Thiobacillus sp. genome carries:
- a CDS encoding sigma-70 family RNA polymerase sigma factor, giving the protein MDDSDAAASSTDDPRTDEALMLAYRDGDGPAFEALYGRWRGRLYRYLAHQAAQAADELFQDVWLRVVGARAHYEVTAKFSTWLFRIAHNRLVDHHRARGRSILELAGDGAAGLDEDPDYDPVDSMAAPEQESPQAMLERREAARHILDCLAALPLPQRDAFLMAEEGGMSLEQIANATGVGRETAKSRLRYALDRLRRCLAALIGT
- a CDS encoding PAS domain S-box protein; translated protein: MDSGFVKVKFPLRLFLILFALVSVLIVGGAWYIGNERISAEMDITRTKEIGNVIMGVRRLDDELAMPLRHLRALADTVAVRNALEGGGAGAVLAMEDEFKTLLAYSGLYDKVRWIDAGGVERARINSVGGRPVPVPADRLQQVTDSYYFKKTMDLQPGQFFISPLDLNVENGEVEVPYKPVLRLATPLRDANRRPQGILVLNIDARRLLTAFTESVMDARDHAMLLNSQGYWLVSPRPEEAWGFMFKRNDTLGARNPKAWQAISGIPSGQVEAEGGLWTWSTAYPLKDTDSSVVADVPHWLVVSHLPANQLALLRQEAWRTVGLGALTMLLLFGALTAWLSRALVGRTVAKVAAAKAQAEARIANRLAEAQKRFRLVVEANANGLLVVDDKGAIQMANPALERMFGYEPGELIGKPMEILVPESERAGHEQKRSGYMRAPEARPMGAGRDLVGQRKDGSRVPIEISLSSFMEDGRRYVDAVVADISARKEIEERLQHREAHLRMLLDTNPNGLLVVDERGNIQMVNTTLEAMFGYEPDELLGKPIEILVPEAATGHQAAFSGDMPRHPVVTMLGRQHFLQGHRKDESTFPIEMNLSGFNEDGKLHIQATVMDRRERIAA
- a CDS encoding ABC transporter ATP-binding protein, with translation MALLEIRNITRRFGTFEAVGDVSFDVEAGEFFTLLGPSGCGKTTILRMIAGFDLPDGGQILLDGKDLVNTPAEKRPIHTVFQSYALFPHLTVGQNVAFPLRMAGVSEAELKRRVGETLAQVHLAELADHYPHELSGGQKQRVALARGLVNKPRLLLLDEPLGALDLKLREEMQLELIKLQRDVGVTFVFVTHAQPEALALSHRIAVMNRGRIEQLDEPSRIYGFPRNRFVADFIGNCNLLEARVAERLEGRLRLESPGLGAILAPASEGSQAGDTGVLALRPEQVRISGFTPPLLKGGRGDLSTSVEEDAPGNPPHPPFENRGDENAFPGTVKDFLYVGDVTTYQVALDNGQELAALRANDAPGRARFFEVGDRVTVSWAREAGHYVRD
- a CDS encoding ABC transporter permease, whose translation is MSGTRHLNKSPPFPKGGQGGFRRPSAPPDTIKSPPSPLWPQARNFASLVFQRGENTTRRAVTSPPTLFLLAFFLVPALIVVLASFQYPGEFGGLAPITDPGDGREHGLTLENYQFFFSDFLFTEIFLRSFAVATASTLACLVLAYPVAWLIARSPRRHRDLLVLLVILPFASNFLIRVYAWMIILGPQAALAQAVNGVLGAFGFPPVSLLFSPFAVLVGMVYVHLPFMILPLYTNLEKHDPVLLDAAQDLGANAWRRFWRVTWPLSLPGVFSGSVLVFIPVLGMFAIPDILGGTRDMLIGNLIKDQFLGVRDWPFGATLSIILTLCVLTLAGLAAWAGRPRRRHA
- a CDS encoding ABC transporter permease subunit: MRRLPLWLILSAGATFAFLYVPLMVVVAYSFNDSRLNAEWVGFTLEWYRVLFYDEEMLLAARNSLFIAGVSSTAATVLGTLAGLAIHRYRFRWLPILVITPVAMPEILLGVSLLVFFIQVLHLTLGLLSVVLAHITFSIGFVAIIVRARLAGMDESIFEAARDLGASPWQTFRLVTFPLILPAVVAGFLMSFTLSIDDFVITFFTAGVGVSTLPLQIYSMIKIAVTPEVNAVSTLLMLLTLVLVIAAARMDKGFMKGGA
- a CDS encoding spermidine/putrescine ABC transporter substrate-binding protein yields the protein MRRLLLALALWLAGPAQAVETLYLYNWNNYISDATVARFEARCGCKVVQDYYSDNEEMLAKLAAGASGYDLIVPTGNAVEALIRSRQLRPIDKAKLPHLKNIKPEFLDRFFDPGNRYSVPYAYTVTLIGYNTAHIRELGLPTDTWALIFEPKYLKKLKGRVTVLDSQRELMAAAMLYLGHDINDTDEAKWKQARDLILRAKPYWAAFNASSYIKELTVGNIWVAHGYSNDMFQANADAQAAGRPFAIGYASPKEGAVLALDSMVLHKTGRHPELALRFIDFMLEGENSAELTNLIGSGNPNRDALRTIRPEISDNPAVFPDAAAMERLAMMRDLDRKSRRVLNRIWTEIKLR
- a CDS encoding sodium:solute symporter family protein, with product MLLGFVLLYLVISIGIGVYAATKVHNARDYIAAGRSLPIYIVMAMVFATWFGAETVLGIPATFMEEDLGGLISDPFGASLCLVLFGLFFARKLYRMNLLTIADFYRERYDRKVEVITGVAIALSYLGWVSAQITALGLVFNVLSDGQITQAQGIMIGAAVVLMYTLYGGMWSVALTTFFQMIVIVVGLFYIAWLVTDLTGGVAPVVQHAVENNKFRFWPELNAVAMVAFISGLLTMGFGSIPQQDVFQRANASKSENVAVWGTVGGGIAYFLFAAVPLFLTYSALLIDPNMASHFLGEDAQKILPLLVSGHLPLLAQVIFYGALLAVIMSTASGTLLAPSVTISENVLKGFVTRRKHMSEKKLLVMTRWVVAVFSVLVTLYALWALDQETGIHQMVENAYKVTLVLAFVPLVAGLYWKRATTLGAYWAIALGLVTWLPMEFLMPEGEGPIPPQFAGFLAACCGMVLGSSLGKPKQINTMGHS
- a CDS encoding sel1 repeat family protein, whose product is MFTALFPSREEIVCRHCGSTDVRPSHKASRSSEYAVYRCRTCKHHFKVVSARPRIHAYLSIGVFLLILAGVATSFIMSSDPEAEYQPRIDAKDPVALSKAQTGAKQGDPQAQYDLGLTYWQDANYAEALPLLRAAAEAGHADAQYLMGMAYLEGQGIVQNYRGAMEYFNKAAQQGHLEAEYRLGIFHRDGLSTPQDREQAYAWLNVAAAKGHPDALAARDRLAMAMTGEQIVRAQEASAQLHDKLSGKNTSPALPATAQPVATPAPTAGPPPTQPRP